CATTTCGGATCGTTGCATCGCCTGTTGTTACAGTGCCGAAAAGGACCTCTGCAGGCCCTTGCTGATATCCACCATCCTGTTGTTTACCTGTACAACTGGATAACAATACCAGCGCAATAAACAAGTTCGTGGCGCGCTTTTTAACAACGTTTTGCTTCATAATGGATTTTGCTTTTATTTTTATGTGTAGCAAAAGTCCAAAAAAACCGATGTCTGAATTCGGCGCAAAGACGCCAAAATTTGTTTAAAAGACGCCAAAAGCATATAAACCTGATGCCAAAAATAAAGGTGCTTTTCCTGTTATAGATAGGAAAAGCACCTTCATCTGAGCAAAGATTGAAATGATAAAAATGACCTAGAAAAGGTCATCCATTTTGTAGTCACTGGGATTTCTTTCAGTATGTTTTTTGAAGAACTTGCTGAAGACGGTTTGATCTGAAAAGTTCAGCAAACAGGCCACCTGATTAACGTTATTCGCCGAATTCTTTAAGAGAATCTTTGCTTCAATAAGTAGGATCTGGTTGATAATCTCTTTGGGTGTACGCAACATCGCTTTCTTAACAACCTTCGTGAGATATTTTCTACTGACAAATAGGCGATCGGCGTAAAACTGAACATCGTGATGTTCGACATAATATTCCCGTACAAGCGCAAAAAAAGCGCTTGTAATCTCTTCTTCACGGGAAGAAAAACTGGCCTGCTGCCGAAAATTTTTGGAATAATTTTCGATATCATACATCAATAAGGAAAAGTAATGCCAGATCATCTCATTACTATAATAGACCGGATTCTTAAAATCGTTGAGATAAGCAAGTTCTTTTATATAAAATGCCAATCGTTTGTAGAGGTGTTGCTCACCACGAATAATATAAGAGGGGTTATTGGAAAAGTTCTTTAACATATCATTTGAGCGATAATTAAAGCCGGCATCTGATAGCATATCTATGGAAAAGAAAATTTGCTTTTGCTTGATATCCGCGGAAAAGTAAATGATTTTGAACACCTCCTGTGGGACACAAAAAAGAATGTCACCTTTTTGAAGCTCATACTCAAAGTCCCCCACCCGATAATAGGAAATACCCTCCTCTGCCAGCAGCACTCCAAAAAAAGAAGCACGATAATGGCAATTGCGCTGTATTTGCATATTGTCACTTGTAGACTCTAGCACCATGTATTCCTTGCTACGCTGTGGAAACAGCAGCTCACGCGTCATATCCTCCATTTTTAAAGAAATGACGTACTCCTTTTTTTTCATTATGTTGCGTTGACCTTAAAATAACTTCTATTGAAGCAATCAAAAATAGTCGATTAACAAGTGTAAAAAATCATATCACAGTCCTGATTTGGAATTTGACAAAAAAGAAATAAAAGATTTGTTCAATAGCATCGCGCCCAACAAGCGCTGCTTTCAGCATCTTTCAGAA
The window above is part of the Sphingobacterium sp. ML3W genome. Proteins encoded here:
- a CDS encoding helix-turn-helix transcriptional regulator, coding for MKKKEYVISLKMEDMTRELLFPQRSKEYMVLESTSDNMQIQRNCHYRASFFGVLLAEEGISYYRVGDFEYELQKGDILFCVPQEVFKIIYFSADIKQKQIFFSIDMLSDAGFNYRSNDMLKNFSNNPSYIIRGEQHLYKRLAFYIKELAYLNDFKNPVYYSNEMIWHYFSLLMYDIENYSKNFRQQASFSSREEEITSAFFALVREYYVEHHDVQFYADRLFVSRKYLTKVVKKAMLRTPKEIINQILLIEAKILLKNSANNVNQVACLLNFSDQTVFSKFFKKHTERNPSDYKMDDLF